The DNA segment TTCCCACCGTAAATTCTCCAACGAGTGAGTAATAAGCCATTTGGGCGCGGACTTTCGCCTCTAAAGGTGTAAAGCCAACTTGCAAGAATAAATTTTGTGTGTAATTTAGCCGACTTTGATCTACTTGCAGCATAATCTCGGCAACATTTGCAGCTTTTGTAGCCCATGCGCGAATTGCATTTTCTAATCGACCGTCAATTTGAATTGCGAATTCAAATAAATGTAGCAATTTAGTCGTTGCGTCCCCACCTATCGTTTCGACTCGCTCAATTAAATTATTGGTTTCACCTTTCACCCATTCCTGTAAAATTGCTTCCAATAAATCATCTCGGTTCTTGAAGTGCCAGTAAAAGCTACCTTTTGTCACCTTGATTAACTTGGCAAGTGGTTCTACTCTGACGGCTTCAATTCCTCCCTCCGCCAAAACTTTTAAACCAGCATTAATCCAGTCCTGTCGTTCCAGTTTGATGTGTTCTTGTTTTTTTTCCATACGGCAGCGTATTGACATTTATTTGTTGAGCTATTAATCTATTTCCATACGCTACGGTATGGAGAAGATAAATAAGTGAGTAACGCAAATACAGAGCTACTTTTGCAATGGGCAAATTTATGGTCTTCAGGAAATGTAGAATCGTTTCTCTCGCTTTTTGCTGAGGATTGCTACTACGAAGATGTGGCGTTTAGTATGGTGAGTAAAGGTAAGGAACAACTCAGAGACTTTTTCAGCGCTACTCGCACAGCATTACCTGATTTAAAGATAAATGTACAGTCTTGTTTTGCGTCAGAAGCCAATGGCGCATTAGAGTGGGTCATGCAAGGGACTCATAAGGAAGCATTTCATAATGTACCAGCTTCCCATCAAATGATTGAGGTGCGGGGCGTGACATTTATAAATCTAGAAAACGGAAAAATCAAAACTAATAAGGATTATTACAACCTTGCTACTTTATTACAGCAGATTGGAATGTTACCACAGTTGTAACTAACGATGTTTGGGCGATGTGCTGTTAGTGAGCATAACTGTTTACGAATTTTCAGTAATCGCTTACTGTGGAGCAGTATTTATTAGCTAATCACTAACACTTAAATAAGTGAATGCTGCTCACCATCACCACCACCCACTCCCCAGCAACAGAGTTAGGCTACTTACTACATAAACACCCAGACCGTTGTCACTCGTTTTCCCTGTCATTTGGAAAGGCGCACATTTTTTATCCAGAAGCGAGTGAACAAAAATGCACAGTGGCGCTGTTGTTGGATGTTGACCCGGTGAAGTTGGTGCGGGGGAGAGGTGCGACTTTGGAACAATATGTGAGCGATCGCCCTTATGTGGCATCATCTTTTATGAGTGTAGCGATCGCACAGGTATTTAGTACAGCTTTAGGTGGACGCAGCAAAGACCGACCAGAATTAGCCCAAACGCCTCTACCTTTGGTGGCGAAACTATCGGTTTTACCCTGTCGTGGTGGTGAAAGTTTTCTTCGAGAATTATTTGAACCTTTGGGTTACACTGTCAGCGCCCAAGGTCACGTTTTAGATGAGAACTTTCCAGATTGGGGTAATAGTCGATATTTTACCGTTGAACTCCAGCACACTATACCCTTGAGTGATTTGTTAAGCCATCTCTACGTCCTGATTCCCGTACTAGATGATGAGAAACACTATTGGGTAAACGAAGAAGAAATCGAAAAATTACTGCGTCATGGTGAGGGTTGGTTATCGCAACATCCAGCCAGAGAACAAATCACGCGACGTTATCTCAAACGACAACACCGTTTAACTCGCACTGCTTTAGCACAGTTAGCAGAAGAAGATAATCTCGACCCTGATGGTACGGAAGAAACCCACGCAGAGGAAGAAGCGGCGGTAGAAAAGCCAATTAGCTTGAACCAACAGCGTATGAATGCGGTGGTTGCTGCTTTAAAACAAAGTAATGCTAGGCGTGTAATTGATTTGGGATGTGGACAAGGTAATTTATTGAAAATGCTCTTGAAAGATAGCTTTTTTGAGCAAATTACAGGTGTAGATGTTTCCTACAGGTCGCTAGAAATTGCCCAAGAAAGATTAGACCGCTTGCACCTTCCCCGCAACCAGTGGGAACGTTTGCAATTAATTCAAGGCGCATTGACTTATCAAGATAAACGCTTTTATGGTTATGATGCGGCGACTGTGGTAGAGGTAATTGAGCATCTTGATTTATCTCGATTGGGTGCCTTTGAGCGAGTTTTATTTGAATTTGCTCAACCAAAAACAGTGATAGTAACCACACCAAATATTGAATATAACGTCAAATTTGCCAATCTCCCGGCGGGGAAACTGCGACATAAAGATCATCGCTTTGAATGGACGCGATCGCAATTCCAAGATTGGGCAAATAAAATCACAGAACGCTTTGCTTATAACGTGCAGTTTCAAGCTATAGGAGAAGAAGACCCAGAATTTGGTTCACCGACACAAATGGCACGTTTTTGTCAATAAGTAAGGGACTGGGGAGCAGGGGGAGAAAAGAACTGTTGACTGTTGACCAATGACTAATAACTATGAAAATTACTATTCCTGAATTATCTTTAGTTGTCTTGATTGGTGCTTCTGGTGCAGGTAAATCAACATTCGCACGTAAGCACTTTCAACCGTTTGAAGTAATATCTTCTGATTTTTGTCGTGGGTTAGTTTCCAATGATGAAAATAGCCAGTCTGCTTCCAGAGATGCTTTTGATGTTCTGCACTATATAACGACTAAACGCCTAGCCGCAGGCAAATTAACAGTAATAGATGCAACTAACGTCCAGCCAGAAGACCGCAAGACTTTACTGCAAATGGCCAAGCAGTATCATTGCTTTACAGTGGCCATAGTTTTTGACCTACCAGAAGAATTATGTCATGAACGTAACCAACAAAGAAGTGACAGACAATTCGGCTCCCATGTAGTCCGTCGTCATACCCAAATGTTACGGCGTTCTTTGCGTAGTTTAGAAAAAGAGGGTTTCCGCTACGTCTACACCCTCAAATCACCAGAGGAAATCGCCAACGTCGCAATTGAACTTCAACCCTTATGGAATAACAAAAAACACGAACACGGCCCCTTTGACATCATCGGCGATATTCACGGTTGTTGTGATGAGCTGGAAACTTTACTCCAGCAATTAGGCTATGAAAAAAGCACAGGAATTGAAGATACAATCTGGAACGCTCCCATCTACTACCACCCCCAAGGACGCAAAGCGGTCTTTCTTGGTGATTTGGTAGACAGAGGGACACGTATTTTAGATACAGTCAAGCTAGTACGCAACATGGTGACAGCAGATACAGCCATTTGTGTTCCTGGTAATCATGAAAACAAGCTCTTGCGGAAATTACGAGGTAAAAATGTCAAGGTAAATCATGGGTTACAGCAAAGCCTTGATGAAATTGCAGCGTTACCAGAAGCAATCCGCACACTATTCACTAAGGAACTCACAGACTTTTTAGATTCCCTTGTCAGCCACTACTTACTTGATGACGGACGCTTGGTAGTAGCACACGCAGGGATGAAACAGGAAATGCAGGGACGGGGTTCTGGTGCGGTGCGGGAGTTTGCCCTGTACGGTGAAAGTACGGGTGAAATTGACGAGTTTGGTTTACCAGTCCGTTATAACTGGGCTGGAGATTATCGGGGTGAGGCGCTGGTAGTTTATGGACATACACCCATACCTGAGGCGGAATGGCTGAATAATACTATTGATATTGATACAGGTTGTGTGTTTGGTGGCAAACTTACCGCCCTACGTTATCCCGAAAAGGAATTGGTGAGTGTTCCGGCGGCGCGGGTTTACTGTGAACCCGTGAAACCTTTAGTTGAGAATAGTATTACGCGGACATCCCAACAGGAATTTGATGATGTTCTCAACATTGAGGATGTATTAGGTAAGCGCATCATCAATACCAAGCTACAACCAAATATCACCATTAGAGAAGAAAATGCGATCGCTGCTTTAGAAATTATGAGCCGTTTTGCTGCTAATCCCAAATGGCTGATTTACCTCCCTCCTACCATGTCCCCAGTAGAAACCTCTTCAGCCCCTGGATACCTGGAACACCCATCCCAAGCCTTCGTCTACTACCAAAAGCAAGGAATTACGGAGGTTATATGTGAAGAAAAGCATATGGGTTCACGCGCCATTGTGGTTGTTTGTCGGGATTTAGCAACAGCCGAGAAACGGTTTGGTGTAGTGGATGAAGGTATTGGTATTTGTTATACCCGCACAGGTAGGAGATTTTTTGATGAGCCAACATTAGAAACGCAACTTTTGGCACGGGTAAATGCTGCTCTGACTGCAAGTAGATTTTGGGAAAGATTTAATACAGACTGGGTGTGCTTAGACTGTGAACTCATGCCTTGGTCAGCAAAAGCACAAGGATTAATAAAAGGGCAATATGCACCAGTGGGTGTGGCATCACGCCTAGCTTGCAATGATGCCGTAGAATTACTGCAACAAGCAAGCGAGCGCGGCCTCAATATTACTACCCAACTCACTCGCTACCAACAACGAGCAGAGATGGCAAATCAGTACATCACTGCTTACCGTCGCTACTGCTGGAATGTCACCGATATTGGAGACTTAAAACTAGCCCCCTTTCATATCCTCGCTACAGAGGAAGCTGTGCATATCGACAAAGACCATCGTTGGCACATAGAACAAATTACCCAAATCTGCCAATCAGACCCGGATTTACTCCTGTCAACGGCTTACAAAGTAATAGATTTAACCGACCCTAGCAGCCAAGCTGAAGGGGTGCATTGGTGGGAAAAACTCACCCAAGTTGGGGGTGAGGGTATGGTTGTCAAATCTATGCAATTTCTGGTCAAGGGTAGTCGGGGTATTGTGCAGCCTGCGGTGAAATGTCGTGGACAAGAATATCTGCGAATTATCTATGGCCCTGAATATTCAGCCCTAGAGAACTTGCAACGTCTACGCCAACGAGGGTTATCTCTGAAACGTTCTTTGGCCATGCGAGAGTTCGCCCTGGGTGTGGAAGCATTAGAGCGATTTGTTGCCCATGCTCCTTTACGTCATGTACATGAATGCGTATTTGGAATTTTGGCTCTAGAAAGTGAACCCGTAGATCCACGACTGTAGCGCCTATGATAAAGACAGCCAGCAGGGCTTAAACTTGACTTTAATTCATTTTTTTTGCAATGAGATCGCGATCGCTAAAATCTTTGTAAGACAATAGTCTTACTTTTTCAACTGCATCGGGAACCTATAAATGTGAAAAAAGTATTTGCCAAAAAGCTAGGTATTTTACCAGATAAAGAAAACCAAGTTCTTAATTTTGGATAAAGTCGAGCTTAGAGTAATTTGTCTTTCCGGAAACAGCACGCAATCAAGAGAATACTTATATAAGGACTAACTCAGTAACCAGCTCATGAACCACCACATGATCGGTAAAGTACTGCAAGCACGCTACCAAATTGTTCAAAACCTGGGTTCAGGGGTATTTGGACAAACATATATTGCTGTAGATATCAATTACCCACATCAACCTAAATGTGTTGTTAAACAACTTAAGGTTAACAGTTTCCACTCTAGTCACCTAGATACAATCAGATTACGTTTTCTGACAGAAACTGAAACCCTCAAGCACTTGGGACAACACCCCCAGATTCCCAATTTCATTGCTTGTTTTGAAGAAAATGAGCGTTTCTACTTAGTACAAGAGTATATCGGCGGACACGCTTTAACGGCAGAATTGCCAATTGCTCAAAATTGGGGTTCTGTGTGGCGCGAAGATGAAGTTATTACATTTCTAGAAGATGCGTTAAGTATTTTACAGTTTGTGCATTCGCAAGGTGTGATTCATTGCGATGTTAAACCAGAAAATTTAATCAGACGTGCTGTTAATGGCAAATTAGTTTTAATTGACTTTGGTTCTATCCAGTCAGTGAATTTTGGCATAGATGAACAAGTATCTATCTATCAGGTTCCGGCTACTTCCTTGGGATACATACCACCAGAGCAATTTATTGGTAAAACTCAAATCAACAGTGATATCTATGCTTTAGGCATGATTGCTATCCAGGCTTTAACTGGGCTAGAACCACTGCAATTAAAAATAGATCCTGATAGTAATGAAATCATTTGGCGTTTTGCTGATACGCCTGTGAGTGACTATCTAGCGGCGATTCTCAGCCAAATGATTCGCTACAATTTCCAAGAACGCTTTCAGTCTGCGGCTGAGGTGTTGCGTGTACTCCAACAGATGAAATGGGAAACATCCTTGCCACAACTTTTGCAAACACAACAGATAGAATATAGGCAGGAACCTAATTCTGAAGCGTCGCCGCTAATCACAGGAATGAAAGTAGGACTAGCGGTTAATACCTTATTAATGGGACTGGGAACTTATTCATTGCTGAGTAATTCTCCAGCTAACACAGAAACAGAACTTTTATATAAAGCGACACAAGAATATCAAGACGGCGACTTACAACAAGCGATCGCTCTAGCTAAACTCATACCTTCTCATAGTAATGTATATCCAGATGCTCAAGCCACTATAGACGAATGGCAACAGCAATGGCAAACAGCAGCAAAACAATATTCCTTAGCTGAACAAGCATTACTTGAGAATAGATGGTCAGATGTTTTTGTTGCTGCAAGCGAAGTTCCTAATATTTCATATTGGCAATCTAAAGTTAAGGATGTAGTACAGAAAGCCAATGTCAATATCGAAGCCCAAACACAAGATTTATTAGCCAAAGCTTATGATAAAGCTAGAGCTAAAGATTTTTCTTCAGCATTAGAATATTTGCGTCAAATTCCTCAAGAAAGTTCTGCTGGTGCTTTAGTACAAAAAAAACTAGCTGAATACAACCAGAAAAAACAAATTAGAGCCGCTTATTTTTTACACCAAGCTCGTAAACAAGCATTAGCTGGTAACTTTGATCATGCGGTCAACTACCTCCGCAAAATTCCTCAAGGTACTCCTGTTTATGCCCAAGCTCAAGCTAAACTCAATGAGTATACACAAAAGTTACGCCCACAAATCCAAAAGGCTAAGTCTTTGATTGCTCATAATTCAGTTATTCAGGTTGGCAATTTACAATCTGAAATTCAATTACCAGAAGTAAATATTCGCTAGTCAAGTCGCTTTGCTCCAATTCAAAACAGGTCAATTTATAGAGACGCGAACCATCACGCCTCTTGACTAAACTGAATAAACTTCTACTTACTCAAAATCCCCTCTGTTCCTTCTAATTTGTTTATGGCTGGTAGTATATTCGTCATCTGGAGTGCGGATGCTAGCTTTTTCCTTTTTCCTGTCTTTATTAGCATAATAAGGCTGGGAATTTTGAGGGCGGTCTATTCTACGTTGTTTATTAGTATAGTAAGGTCTCGAAACTTCGACTTTGTGGTTTTTTTCCCCATAATAACCAGCCGCTTCCACAGAAATTATTGGTAAGCTGATTACCCATATTAAACCTGCTAAGATAAATAGCCCAATCTTACAAAACAATTGCTTTAAAACATCTTTAGGTTCCAACATTAGAGAAACTTCCTCGTAACTCTTCAACTGCTGCTTGAATATTAAGTATTCTTGCTAGAGCCAACGTCTTCCTCTAGGTTGGTTGGATATATATAAAAAGTAGTGCTGAATTAGTACTCAGCACTCACACTTAACAACTCATGGAACACAAAAAATAGATTATTCCAAATTGACGGTTAGTAGTGGCGTGTCTAGACTAAAGTAGTGTATTAAACGTAGGTTAGGTTGAGCAAGGCTTTCGCCCTTGGCGTTCCCGTAGGGTAACCCAACAGGATATCGGTATTGGGTTGCTACAATTTTTTCGGTATTTTGTATTGCAACATTTAAGGCTTGACACGCTAGTAGCGACTGTCTTGAAAGTCAAGCGATCGTTAACAAAAACCGGGACTCTGAACATTGACGCAACTGGGGAACGCTGCGCTAGATTCTGCGGTGGCTGGTACGGGCAAAAAGACTTGTGGCTCTTGGCTAAGATGGTAGCAGCCCGCACCAGCCACTCCGCTTCGCCGCAGAATCTTCCCCAGTTGCTGGATTTCCCGTGAAGATAAAAAAGAGCATCAAAAATTGACCCAAATGCGGCAATAGGATCATCAGGGAGAGTATTTCCAAGTATAAAAACGGTCAATTGTGATTAAGCGTTGGGAATGGGTTGTAAGTTGTCAGTAACACGCCAAGGTAAATTATCCCGAACCATTGCATTTAAAATGACTAACATTTTATGAACGCAAGCAGTGAGAGCTAATTTTTTCGATTTACCACGTTCGACAAGACGCTCATAAAAGGCCTTGATAACCGGATTATGACGCATAGCAACAACAGCACCCATATAAAGAGTGGCACGAACATGAGCGCGACCGCCATTAATCATGCGCTTACCTTTGTGTTGACCACTATCATGATTGATAGGTGCAACACCAACTAAGCGAGAAATTTGTTTGGCAGTGAGTTGACCGAGTTCTGGCAAATCAGAAACCAGAGTTGTCGAAATAACTTGGCCAATACCAGGAGTAGTTTTGAGTAAATTAACTTTTTCAATCCATTGTTGATTGTTTTGAGTTAATTGCTCAATTTCTTGATTGAGTTGTTTGAGACGTTCGTCAAGATATTCAATGTGTGCTTCAATATCTGCCAATGCTTTACCACGGGCGCGTGAGCGTCGATTTTTTTCAGCAGTTTGCATCTCAACTAATTGTCTTCGACGACTAATTAATTCTCCTAATTGACGAGATGCTTGTGACTCAATGTTTAACACTTGAGGTTTCATTGCTTCCCCAAAGTGTGCCAATATTTGTGCATCGATAGCATCTGTTTTGGCGAGTTTACCAGTGGCTTTGGCAAAATTTCGTCCTTGACGTGGATTGATTAATGCTACTGGTAGCATTGCTGCCTGTAGTTGAATGACCAGTTCTGTTTCTAATCCTCCGGTTGCTTCTAGTACGATGAGGTTCAAATCATAAAATTTTAATTGTTCAACTAAATTAAATATTTCTAGTTCTGTATTAGCAAACTTCAATGCTTTACCGATGGGACGGATATAAACATCGAGGGTCGCTTTGCTCACGTCAATGCCTACCCACACAGAGATGTTTTCCATTTTTGAATCTCAACTATTTTGTCAAGAAGTTTTTAATTCATCCCCTTGATTTCACTCATCCTTGCCCGATGCGGACTGTATACTTTAAATGTCAGTAGTTTAAAGCTTTGACCCCGGCGACTGTTCGAGTTCTGTCAAAGAGATTGTTGTGGTGACCCATGCTACAAAGCGGTCTTTAATGACCTAGGGTGCGACGGTCTACCACTTCTTTTAATATACAAGGGTGCGTCAGTGTGAGAAAACTTAGCCGTACCAAGAAATTATTCTTACTGACGCACCCTACATTTTGGATATTTTTTATCTGGAAGTCCCTAACTTAGGCGATGGTCACATTTGGCGACAAATAAACGTCCTGAATAGCGTGAAACAGCTTCACCCCTTCCTCAAAAGGACGCTGGAAAGCTTTTCTCCCAGAAATTAATCCTGTACCACCAGCTCGTTTATTAATAACTGCGGTGCGGACTGCTTCGGCAAAGTCGTTTTTGCCAGATGCACCCCCAGAATTAATCAACCCTGCGCGTCCGCAATAGCAATTGAGTACTTGGTATCTAGTTAAATCAATGGGGTGGTCTGTGGTTAAATCTGTATAGACTTTTTCGTGAGTTTTACCGTAACTCTGACCTGTGGCTTTGGCTACTGCACCGTAGCCATTGTTATTTTCAGGCAACTTTTGTTTAATAATATCGGCTTCAATTGTTACACCTAGATGATTTGCTTGTCCGGTGAGGTCAGCCGCCAGGTGATAATCTTTGTCTTGTTTAAATGCGTTGTTCCGCAAATAACACCACAGAATTGTGACCATTCCTAGTTCATGGGCGCGTTTAAATGCACGGCTGATTTCTTGAATTTGTCTGGTGGACTGTTCAGAACCAAAATAAATTGTCGCACCAACAGCCACTGCTCCCAAATTCCAAGCCTGTTCTACATCAGCAAATAATACTTGGTCAAATTGATTGGGAAAGGTTAACAATTCATTATGGTTAAGTTTAGCAATGAAAGGAATTTTGTGGGCATATTTACGCGAAACACTACCTAATACACCTAAAGTTGTGGCGACAGCATTACAACCACCAGCGATTGCTAAACGGATGATATTTTCTGGGTCAAAGTAAATAGGATTAGGTGCAAAAGATGCTCCGGCTGAGTGTTCAATACCTTGGTCTACTGGCAGAATAGAAAGATAGCCGGTATATGCCAAACGACCTGTAGAATAGAGTTGTTGAAGATTTCGCAAGACTTGAGGATTGCGATCGCTATTTAACCAAACTCGATCAATAAAATCAGCCCCTGGTAGATGTAATAAGTCTTGAGATACTTTAGCTTTGTAAGTCAGCAAGTCTTCTGCTTCATGCCCTAGCAATGACTCGATAGAATTAGATTCTAAGAGTGTGGTAGTCATAAGGGTTTCCTCAAATCTGAGCAAATGATTTTGTTTTTAAGATAGCATTTGTCTATTTAAAACCCTTATCTACCTTTTTCGGTATCTTACCTTTTGGCTTAGATTTGTGGACTTCTGCAACCGCTTCCTGAAATAATTC comes from the Nostoc sp. PCC 7120 = FACHB-418 genome and includes:
- a CDS encoding TetR/AcrR family transcriptional regulator — translated: MEKKQEHIKLERQDWINAGLKVLAEGGIEAVRVEPLAKLIKVTKGSFYWHFKNRDDLLEAILQEWVKGETNNLIERVETIGGDATTKLLHLFEFAIQIDGRLENAIRAWATKAANVAEIMLQVDQSRLNYTQNLFLQVGFTPLEAKVRAQMAYYSLVGEFTVGTRPNQTERLAEVRFEHAILTRQD
- a CDS encoding nuclear transport factor 2 family protein, coding for MSNANTELLLQWANLWSSGNVESFLSLFAEDCYYEDVAFSMVSKGKEQLRDFFSATRTALPDLKINVQSCFASEANGALEWVMQGTHKEAFHNVPASHQMIEVRGVTFINLENGKIKTNKDYYNLATLLQQIGMLPQL
- a CDS encoding 3' terminal RNA ribose 2'-O-methyltransferase Hen1; translated protein: MLLTITTTHSPATELGYLLHKHPDRCHSFSLSFGKAHIFYPEASEQKCTVALLLDVDPVKLVRGRGATLEQYVSDRPYVASSFMSVAIAQVFSTALGGRSKDRPELAQTPLPLVAKLSVLPCRGGESFLRELFEPLGYTVSAQGHVLDENFPDWGNSRYFTVELQHTIPLSDLLSHLYVLIPVLDDEKHYWVNEEEIEKLLRHGEGWLSQHPAREQITRRYLKRQHRLTRTALAQLAEEDNLDPDGTEETHAEEEAAVEKPISLNQQRMNAVVAALKQSNARRVIDLGCGQGNLLKMLLKDSFFEQITGVDVSYRSLEIAQERLDRLHLPRNQWERLQLIQGALTYQDKRFYGYDAATVVEVIEHLDLSRLGAFERVLFEFAQPKTVIVTTPNIEYNVKFANLPAGKLRHKDHRFEWTRSQFQDWANKITERFAYNVQFQAIGEEDPEFGSPTQMARFCQ
- a CDS encoding polynucleotide kinase-phosphatase, with amino-acid sequence MKITIPELSLVVLIGASGAGKSTFARKHFQPFEVISSDFCRGLVSNDENSQSASRDAFDVLHYITTKRLAAGKLTVIDATNVQPEDRKTLLQMAKQYHCFTVAIVFDLPEELCHERNQQRSDRQFGSHVVRRHTQMLRRSLRSLEKEGFRYVYTLKSPEEIANVAIELQPLWNNKKHEHGPFDIIGDIHGCCDELETLLQQLGYEKSTGIEDTIWNAPIYYHPQGRKAVFLGDLVDRGTRILDTVKLVRNMVTADTAICVPGNHENKLLRKLRGKNVKVNHGLQQSLDEIAALPEAIRTLFTKELTDFLDSLVSHYLLDDGRLVVAHAGMKQEMQGRGSGAVREFALYGESTGEIDEFGLPVRYNWAGDYRGEALVVYGHTPIPEAEWLNNTIDIDTGCVFGGKLTALRYPEKELVSVPAARVYCEPVKPLVENSITRTSQQEFDDVLNIEDVLGKRIINTKLQPNITIREENAIAALEIMSRFAANPKWLIYLPPTMSPVETSSAPGYLEHPSQAFVYYQKQGITEVICEEKHMGSRAIVVVCRDLATAEKRFGVVDEGIGICYTRTGRRFFDEPTLETQLLARVNAALTASRFWERFNTDWVCLDCELMPWSAKAQGLIKGQYAPVGVASRLACNDAVELLQQASERGLNITTQLTRYQQRAEMANQYITAYRRYCWNVTDIGDLKLAPFHILATEEAVHIDKDHRWHIEQITQICQSDPDLLLSTAYKVIDLTDPSSQAEGVHWWEKLTQVGGEGMVVKSMQFLVKGSRGIVQPAVKCRGQEYLRIIYGPEYSALENLQRLRQRGLSLKRSLAMREFALGVEALERFVAHAPLRHVHECVFGILALESEPVDPRL
- a CDS encoding serine/threonine-protein kinase, translated to MNHHMIGKVLQARYQIVQNLGSGVFGQTYIAVDINYPHQPKCVVKQLKVNSFHSSHLDTIRLRFLTETETLKHLGQHPQIPNFIACFEENERFYLVQEYIGGHALTAELPIAQNWGSVWREDEVITFLEDALSILQFVHSQGVIHCDVKPENLIRRAVNGKLVLIDFGSIQSVNFGIDEQVSIYQVPATSLGYIPPEQFIGKTQINSDIYALGMIAIQALTGLEPLQLKIDPDSNEIIWRFADTPVSDYLAAILSQMIRYNFQERFQSAAEVLRVLQQMKWETSLPQLLQTQQIEYRQEPNSEASPLITGMKVGLAVNTLLMGLGTYSLLSNSPANTETELLYKATQEYQDGDLQQAIALAKLIPSHSNVYPDAQATIDEWQQQWQTAAKQYSLAEQALLENRWSDVFVAASEVPNISYWQSKVKDVVQKANVNIEAQTQDLLAKAYDKARAKDFSSALEYLRQIPQESSAGALVQKKLAEYNQKKQIRAAYFLHQARKQALAGNFDHAVNYLRKIPQGTPVYAQAQAKLNEYTQKLRPQIQKAKSLIAHNSVIQVGNLQSEIQLPEVNIR
- a CDS encoding IS110 family transposase, which codes for MENISVWVGIDVSKATLDVYIRPIGKALKFANTELEIFNLVEQLKFYDLNLIVLEATGGLETELVIQLQAAMLPVALINPRQGRNFAKATGKLAKTDAIDAQILAHFGEAMKPQVLNIESQASRQLGELISRRRQLVEMQTAEKNRRSRARGKALADIEAHIEYLDERLKQLNQEIEQLTQNNQQWIEKVNLLKTTPGIGQVISTTLVSDLPELGQLTAKQISRLVGVAPINHDSGQHKGKRMINGGRAHVRATLYMGAVVAMRHNPVIKAFYERLVERGKSKKLALTACVHKMLVILNAMVRDNLPWRVTDNLQPIPNA
- a CDS encoding class I fructose-bisphosphate aldolase, which gives rise to MTTTLLESNSIESLLGHEAEDLLTYKAKVSQDLLHLPGADFIDRVWLNSDRNPQVLRNLQQLYSTGRLAYTGYLSILPVDQGIEHSAGASFAPNPIYFDPENIIRLAIAGGCNAVATTLGVLGSVSRKYAHKIPFIAKLNHNELLTFPNQFDQVLFADVEQAWNLGAVAVGATIYFGSEQSTRQIQEISRAFKRAHELGMVTILWCYLRNNAFKQDKDYHLAADLTGQANHLGVTIEADIIKQKLPENNNGYGAVAKATGQSYGKTHEKVYTDLTTDHPIDLTRYQVLNCYCGRAGLINSGGASGKNDFAEAVRTAVINKRAGGTGLISGRKAFQRPFEEGVKLFHAIQDVYLSPNVTIA